A genomic stretch from Pseudoliparis swirei isolate HS2019 ecotype Mariana Trench chromosome 18, NWPU_hadal_v1, whole genome shotgun sequence includes:
- the sh2d5 gene encoding SH2 domain-containing protein 5 isoform X5 codes for MGEAPAGEEGTVTRSAEYVGSFLVDDRCLDDQMEQLHTQLKSLKTCKRRRPVSLKFSIKGVKMYNEDETTLLMAHALRRVSLSTARPTDAQFAFVSHNPGSSDAQLYCHVFKARHSRAAQFLNLLLCRCFQLCYLEKHPDEAQEDSVGSTPRRNPSLLNHGFPLSVSALVSFRRAPFQGLLPGTKKDQKSFDDLQSSQEEVFPTSSPSLVRKKAIRTKALRSGAYRSFTFTPLKQRCVQERLSASQGKDEAPARKSRTPSLAETEEALAQAVWRWAGIATDGSCSLLADDVLGSYLLCPHPKKPKCGSLIVRLPCGLITHLIESTSAGTLLLETHKTEFGSVAELIEHYTETLGELPCLLSCARVNHCYEWEEQSPD; via the exons ATGGGCGAGGCGCCGGCCGGAGAAGAAGGCACCGTGACCAGATCAGCAGAG taCGTGGGCTCATTTCTTGTGGATGACCGCTGCTTGGACGACCAGATGGAGCAACTGCACACTCAGCTGAAGTCCCTTAAA ACGTGCAAAAGACGACGGCCTGTGTCCCTGAAATTCTCCATCAAAGGTGTGAAGATGTACAACGAGGATGAAACG ACGCTCCTGATGGCTCACGCTCTGCGTAGAGTCTCTCTGTCCACCGCCCGGCCCACCGACGCCCAGTTTGCCTTCGTCTCCCACAACCCGGGCAGCTCTGACGCCCAGCTGTACTGCCACGTGTTCAAGGCCCGCCACTCCAGAGCG GCGCAGTTCCTGAACCTGCTGCTCTGCCGCTGTTTCCAGCTGTGCTACTTGGAGAAGCACCCGGACGAGGCCCAGGAGGACTCCGTTGGCTCGACGCCTCGCCGCAACCCCTCCCTGCTCAACCACGGCTTCCCCCTCAGCGTCAGCGCCCTGGTCTCCTTCCGGAGAGCCCCCTTTCAGGGGCTTCTGCCGGGCACCAAG AAGGATCAAAAGTCCTTCGACGACCTGCAGAGCAGCCAGGAGGAAGTCTTCCCCACCTCCTCGCCCTCGCTGGTGCGAAAGAAAGCCATCCGCACCAAAGCGCTGCGCTCCGGCGCGTACCGCTCCTTCACGTTCACGCCGCTCAAGCAGCGCTGCGTTCAGGAGCGGCTGAGCGCGTCACAAG GAAAAGACGAAGCTCCAGCGAGGAAGTCCCGCACGCCGAGCTTGGCCGAAACCGAAGAAGCTCTGGCTCAGGCGGTGTGGCGTTGGGCTGGCATCGCGAC TGACGGCAGCTGTTCCCTGCTGGCGGACGACGTTCTGGGGTCGTACCTCCTGTGTCCTCATCCGAAGAAACCCAAATGTGGCTCCCTCATCGTCCGCCTCCCCTGTGGCCTGATCACCCACCTCATCGAAAGCACCAGCGCCGGGACGCTGCTGCTCGAG ACGCACAAGACTGAATTCGGCTCCGTGGCCGAGCTGATCGAGCACTACACGGAGACGCTGGGTGAGCTGCCGTGTCTGCTGAGCTGTGCGCGAGTGAACCACTGTTACGAGTGGGAGGAACAAAGCCCGGATTAA
- the sh2d5 gene encoding SH2 domain-containing protein 5 isoform X3: protein MGEAPAGEEGTVTRSAEYVGSFLVDDRCLDDQMEQLHTQLKSLKTCKRRRPVSLKFSIKGVKMYNEDETTLLMAHALRRVSLSTARPTDAQFAFVSHNPGSSDAQLYCHVFKARHSRAAQFLNLLLCRCFQLCYLEKHPDEAQEDSVGSTPRRNPSLLNHGFPLSVSALVSFRRAPFQGLLPGTKVSTSSSCSRVHDVVRFPFHPSVFPSLPVSRPSAQKDQKSFDDLQSSQEEVFPTSSPSLVRKKAIRTKALRSGAYRSFTFTPLKQRCVQERLSASQGKDEAPARKSRTPSLAETEEALAQAVWRWAGIATDGSCSLLADDVLGSYLLCPHPKKPKCGSLIVRLPCGLITHLIESTSAGTLLLETHKTEFGSVAELIEHYTETLGELPCLLSCARVNHCYEWEEQSPD from the exons ATGGGCGAGGCGCCGGCCGGAGAAGAAGGCACCGTGACCAGATCAGCAGAG taCGTGGGCTCATTTCTTGTGGATGACCGCTGCTTGGACGACCAGATGGAGCAACTGCACACTCAGCTGAAGTCCCTTAAA ACGTGCAAAAGACGACGGCCTGTGTCCCTGAAATTCTCCATCAAAGGTGTGAAGATGTACAACGAGGATGAAACG ACGCTCCTGATGGCTCACGCTCTGCGTAGAGTCTCTCTGTCCACCGCCCGGCCCACCGACGCCCAGTTTGCCTTCGTCTCCCACAACCCGGGCAGCTCTGACGCCCAGCTGTACTGCCACGTGTTCAAGGCCCGCCACTCCAGAGCG GCGCAGTTCCTGAACCTGCTGCTCTGCCGCTGTTTCCAGCTGTGCTACTTGGAGAAGCACCCGGACGAGGCCCAGGAGGACTCCGTTGGCTCGACGCCTCGCCGCAACCCCTCCCTGCTCAACCACGGCTTCCCCCTCAGCGTCAGCGCCCTGGTCTCCTTCCGGAGAGCCCCCTTTCAGGGGCTTCTGCCGGGCACCAAGGTTTCAACGTCGTCCTCGTGTTCGCGCGTGCACGACGTCGTGCGTTTCCCTTTTCACCCCAGTgttttcccctccctccccgttTCCCGCCCGTCTGCACAGAAGGATCAAAAGTCCTTCGACGACCTGCAGAGCAGCCAGGAGGAAGTCTTCCCCACCTCCTCGCCCTCGCTGGTGCGAAAGAAAGCCATCCGCACCAAAGCGCTGCGCTCCGGCGCGTACCGCTCCTTCACGTTCACGCCGCTCAAGCAGCGCTGCGTTCAGGAGCGGCTGAGCGCGTCACAAG GAAAAGACGAAGCTCCAGCGAGGAAGTCCCGCACGCCGAGCTTGGCCGAAACCGAAGAAGCTCTGGCTCAGGCGGTGTGGCGTTGGGCTGGCATCGCGAC TGACGGCAGCTGTTCCCTGCTGGCGGACGACGTTCTGGGGTCGTACCTCCTGTGTCCTCATCCGAAGAAACCCAAATGTGGCTCCCTCATCGTCCGCCTCCCCTGTGGCCTGATCACCCACCTCATCGAAAGCACCAGCGCCGGGACGCTGCTGCTCGAG ACGCACAAGACTGAATTCGGCTCCGTGGCCGAGCTGATCGAGCACTACACGGAGACGCTGGGTGAGCTGCCGTGTCTGCTGAGCTGTGCGCGAGTGAACCACTGTTACGAGTGGGAGGAACAAAGCCCGGATTAA
- the sh2d5 gene encoding SH2 domain-containing protein 5 isoform X2, whose amino-acid sequence MWFFFFPFLYIYLDFYKLTRLDFKDTIQRERRNKRYVGSFLVDDRCLDDQMEQLHTQLKSLKTCKRRRPVSLKFSIKGVKMYNEDETTLLMAHALRRVSLSTARPTDAQFAFVSHNPGSSDAQLYCHVFKARHSRAAQFLNLLLCRCFQLCYLEKHPDEAQEDSVGSTPRRNPSLLNHGFPLSVSALVSFRRAPFQGLLPGTKVSTSSSCSRVHDVVRFPFHPSVFPSLPVSRPSAQKDQKSFDDLQSSQEEVFPTSSPSLVRKKAIRTKALRSGAYRSFTFTPLKQRCVQERLSASQGKDEAPARKSRTPSLAETEEALAQAVWRWAGIATDGSCSLLADDVLGSYLLCPHPKKPKCGSLIVRLPCGLITHLIESTSAGTLLLETHKTEFGSVAELIEHYTETLGELPCLLSCARVNHCYEWEEQSPD is encoded by the exons atgtggttttttttctttccttttttatatatttatttagatttttacaaattaacaagactggactttaaggatacaatacaaagggaaaggagaaataaaagg taCGTGGGCTCATTTCTTGTGGATGACCGCTGCTTGGACGACCAGATGGAGCAACTGCACACTCAGCTGAAGTCCCTTAAA ACGTGCAAAAGACGACGGCCTGTGTCCCTGAAATTCTCCATCAAAGGTGTGAAGATGTACAACGAGGATGAAACG ACGCTCCTGATGGCTCACGCTCTGCGTAGAGTCTCTCTGTCCACCGCCCGGCCCACCGACGCCCAGTTTGCCTTCGTCTCCCACAACCCGGGCAGCTCTGACGCCCAGCTGTACTGCCACGTGTTCAAGGCCCGCCACTCCAGAGCG GCGCAGTTCCTGAACCTGCTGCTCTGCCGCTGTTTCCAGCTGTGCTACTTGGAGAAGCACCCGGACGAGGCCCAGGAGGACTCCGTTGGCTCGACGCCTCGCCGCAACCCCTCCCTGCTCAACCACGGCTTCCCCCTCAGCGTCAGCGCCCTGGTCTCCTTCCGGAGAGCCCCCTTTCAGGGGCTTCTGCCGGGCACCAAGGTTTCAACGTCGTCCTCGTGTTCGCGCGTGCACGACGTCGTGCGTTTCCCTTTTCACCCCAGTgttttcccctccctccccgttTCCCGCCCGTCTGCACAGAAGGATCAAAAGTCCTTCGACGACCTGCAGAGCAGCCAGGAGGAAGTCTTCCCCACCTCCTCGCCCTCGCTGGTGCGAAAGAAAGCCATCCGCACCAAAGCGCTGCGCTCCGGCGCGTACCGCTCCTTCACGTTCACGCCGCTCAAGCAGCGCTGCGTTCAGGAGCGGCTGAGCGCGTCACAAG GAAAAGACGAAGCTCCAGCGAGGAAGTCCCGCACGCCGAGCTTGGCCGAAACCGAAGAAGCTCTGGCTCAGGCGGTGTGGCGTTGGGCTGGCATCGCGAC TGACGGCAGCTGTTCCCTGCTGGCGGACGACGTTCTGGGGTCGTACCTCCTGTGTCCTCATCCGAAGAAACCCAAATGTGGCTCCCTCATCGTCCGCCTCCCCTGTGGCCTGATCACCCACCTCATCGAAAGCACCAGCGCCGGGACGCTGCTGCTCGAG ACGCACAAGACTGAATTCGGCTCCGTGGCCGAGCTGATCGAGCACTACACGGAGACGCTGGGTGAGCTGCCGTGTCTGCTGAGCTGTGCGCGAGTGAACCACTGTTACGAGTGGGAGGAACAAAGCCCGGATTAA
- the sh2d5 gene encoding SH2 domain-containing protein 5 isoform X1, protein MSSPGGSTMSKTSFHILTNPLTLSWRVWVIFPERELPKSLCDFICVFKYVGSFLVDDRCLDDQMEQLHTQLKSLKTCKRRRPVSLKFSIKGVKMYNEDETTLLMAHALRRVSLSTARPTDAQFAFVSHNPGSSDAQLYCHVFKARHSRAAQFLNLLLCRCFQLCYLEKHPDEAQEDSVGSTPRRNPSLLNHGFPLSVSALVSFRRAPFQGLLPGTKVSTSSSCSRVHDVVRFPFHPSVFPSLPVSRPSAQKDQKSFDDLQSSQEEVFPTSSPSLVRKKAIRTKALRSGAYRSFTFTPLKQRCVQERLSASQGKDEAPARKSRTPSLAETEEALAQAVWRWAGIATDGSCSLLADDVLGSYLLCPHPKKPKCGSLIVRLPCGLITHLIESTSAGTLLLETHKTEFGSVAELIEHYTETLGELPCLLSCARVNHCYEWEEQSPD, encoded by the exons ATGTCCAGCCCGGGGGGGTCCACCATGTCGAAGACCAGtttccatattttgacaaatcccTTGACATTGTCATGGAGGGTGTGGGTCATTTTTCCAGAGCGAGAACTTCCAAAATCCCTTTgtgattttatttgtgtttttaagtaCGTGGGCTCATTTCTTGTGGATGACCGCTGCTTGGACGACCAGATGGAGCAACTGCACACTCAGCTGAAGTCCCTTAAA ACGTGCAAAAGACGACGGCCTGTGTCCCTGAAATTCTCCATCAAAGGTGTGAAGATGTACAACGAGGATGAAACG ACGCTCCTGATGGCTCACGCTCTGCGTAGAGTCTCTCTGTCCACCGCCCGGCCCACCGACGCCCAGTTTGCCTTCGTCTCCCACAACCCGGGCAGCTCTGACGCCCAGCTGTACTGCCACGTGTTCAAGGCCCGCCACTCCAGAGCG GCGCAGTTCCTGAACCTGCTGCTCTGCCGCTGTTTCCAGCTGTGCTACTTGGAGAAGCACCCGGACGAGGCCCAGGAGGACTCCGTTGGCTCGACGCCTCGCCGCAACCCCTCCCTGCTCAACCACGGCTTCCCCCTCAGCGTCAGCGCCCTGGTCTCCTTCCGGAGAGCCCCCTTTCAGGGGCTTCTGCCGGGCACCAAGGTTTCAACGTCGTCCTCGTGTTCGCGCGTGCACGACGTCGTGCGTTTCCCTTTTCACCCCAGTgttttcccctccctccccgttTCCCGCCCGTCTGCACAGAAGGATCAAAAGTCCTTCGACGACCTGCAGAGCAGCCAGGAGGAAGTCTTCCCCACCTCCTCGCCCTCGCTGGTGCGAAAGAAAGCCATCCGCACCAAAGCGCTGCGCTCCGGCGCGTACCGCTCCTTCACGTTCACGCCGCTCAAGCAGCGCTGCGTTCAGGAGCGGCTGAGCGCGTCACAAG GAAAAGACGAAGCTCCAGCGAGGAAGTCCCGCACGCCGAGCTTGGCCGAAACCGAAGAAGCTCTGGCTCAGGCGGTGTGGCGTTGGGCTGGCATCGCGAC TGACGGCAGCTGTTCCCTGCTGGCGGACGACGTTCTGGGGTCGTACCTCCTGTGTCCTCATCCGAAGAAACCCAAATGTGGCTCCCTCATCGTCCGCCTCCCCTGTGGCCTGATCACCCACCTCATCGAAAGCACCAGCGCCGGGACGCTGCTGCTCGAG ACGCACAAGACTGAATTCGGCTCCGTGGCCGAGCTGATCGAGCACTACACGGAGACGCTGGGTGAGCTGCCGTGTCTGCTGAGCTGTGCGCGAGTGAACCACTGTTACGAGTGGGAGGAACAAAGCCCGGATTAA
- the sh2d5 gene encoding SH2 domain-containing protein 5 isoform X6 yields MSSPGGSTMSKTSFHILTNPLTLSWRVWVIFPERELPKSLCDFICVFKYVGSFLVDDRCLDDQMEQLHTQLKSLKTCKRRRPVSLKFSIKGVKMYNEDETTLLMAHALRRVSLSTARPTDAQFAFVSHNPGSSDAQLYCHVFKARHSRAAQFLNLLLCRCFQLCYLEKHPDEAQEDSVGSTPRRNPSLLNHGFPLSVSALVSFRRAPFQGLLPGTKVSTSSSCSRVHDVVRFPFHPSVFPSLPVSRPSAQKDQKSFDDLQSSQEEVFPTSSPSLVRKKAIRTKALRSGAYRSFTFTPLKQRCVQERLSASQGGPSVHRALSRVRELMRKRRSSSEEVPHAELGRNRRSSGSGGVALGWHRD; encoded by the exons ATGTCCAGCCCGGGGGGGTCCACCATGTCGAAGACCAGtttccatattttgacaaatcccTTGACATTGTCATGGAGGGTGTGGGTCATTTTTCCAGAGCGAGAACTTCCAAAATCCCTTTgtgattttatttgtgtttttaagtaCGTGGGCTCATTTCTTGTGGATGACCGCTGCTTGGACGACCAGATGGAGCAACTGCACACTCAGCTGAAGTCCCTTAAA ACGTGCAAAAGACGACGGCCTGTGTCCCTGAAATTCTCCATCAAAGGTGTGAAGATGTACAACGAGGATGAAACG ACGCTCCTGATGGCTCACGCTCTGCGTAGAGTCTCTCTGTCCACCGCCCGGCCCACCGACGCCCAGTTTGCCTTCGTCTCCCACAACCCGGGCAGCTCTGACGCCCAGCTGTACTGCCACGTGTTCAAGGCCCGCCACTCCAGAGCG GCGCAGTTCCTGAACCTGCTGCTCTGCCGCTGTTTCCAGCTGTGCTACTTGGAGAAGCACCCGGACGAGGCCCAGGAGGACTCCGTTGGCTCGACGCCTCGCCGCAACCCCTCCCTGCTCAACCACGGCTTCCCCCTCAGCGTCAGCGCCCTGGTCTCCTTCCGGAGAGCCCCCTTTCAGGGGCTTCTGCCGGGCACCAAGGTTTCAACGTCGTCCTCGTGTTCGCGCGTGCACGACGTCGTGCGTTTCCCTTTTCACCCCAGTgttttcccctccctccccgttTCCCGCCCGTCTGCACAGAAGGATCAAAAGTCCTTCGACGACCTGCAGAGCAGCCAGGAGGAAGTCTTCCCCACCTCCTCGCCCTCGCTGGTGCGAAAGAAAGCCATCCGCACCAAAGCGCTGCGCTCCGGCGCGTACCGCTCCTTCACGTTCACGCCGCTCAAGCAGCGCTGCGTTCAGGAGCGGCTGAGCGCGTCACAAGGTGGGCCGAGTGTTCACAGGGCGCTGTCGAGAGTGAGGGAGTTGATGAG GAAAAGACGAAGCTCCAGCGAGGAAGTCCCGCACGCCGAGCTTGGCCGAAACCGAAGAAGCTCTGGCTCAGGCGGTGTGGCGTTGGGCTGGCATCGCGAC TGA
- the sh2d5 gene encoding SH2 domain-containing protein 5 isoform X4, whose protein sequence is MSSPGGSTMSKTSFHILTNPLTLSWRVWVIFPERELPKSLCDFICVFKYVGSFLVDDRCLDDQMEQLHTQLKSLKTCKRRRPVSLKFSIKGVKMYNEDETTLLMAHALRRVSLSTARPTDAQFAFVSHNPGSSDAQLYCHVFKARHSRAAQFLNLLLCRCFQLCYLEKHPDEAQEDSVGSTPRRNPSLLNHGFPLSVSALVSFRRAPFQGLLPGTKKDQKSFDDLQSSQEEVFPTSSPSLVRKKAIRTKALRSGAYRSFTFTPLKQRCVQERLSASQGKDEAPARKSRTPSLAETEEALAQAVWRWAGIATDGSCSLLADDVLGSYLLCPHPKKPKCGSLIVRLPCGLITHLIESTSAGTLLLETHKTEFGSVAELIEHYTETLGELPCLLSCARVNHCYEWEEQSPD, encoded by the exons ATGTCCAGCCCGGGGGGGTCCACCATGTCGAAGACCAGtttccatattttgacaaatcccTTGACATTGTCATGGAGGGTGTGGGTCATTTTTCCAGAGCGAGAACTTCCAAAATCCCTTTgtgattttatttgtgtttttaagtaCGTGGGCTCATTTCTTGTGGATGACCGCTGCTTGGACGACCAGATGGAGCAACTGCACACTCAGCTGAAGTCCCTTAAA ACGTGCAAAAGACGACGGCCTGTGTCCCTGAAATTCTCCATCAAAGGTGTGAAGATGTACAACGAGGATGAAACG ACGCTCCTGATGGCTCACGCTCTGCGTAGAGTCTCTCTGTCCACCGCCCGGCCCACCGACGCCCAGTTTGCCTTCGTCTCCCACAACCCGGGCAGCTCTGACGCCCAGCTGTACTGCCACGTGTTCAAGGCCCGCCACTCCAGAGCG GCGCAGTTCCTGAACCTGCTGCTCTGCCGCTGTTTCCAGCTGTGCTACTTGGAGAAGCACCCGGACGAGGCCCAGGAGGACTCCGTTGGCTCGACGCCTCGCCGCAACCCCTCCCTGCTCAACCACGGCTTCCCCCTCAGCGTCAGCGCCCTGGTCTCCTTCCGGAGAGCCCCCTTTCAGGGGCTTCTGCCGGGCACCAAG AAGGATCAAAAGTCCTTCGACGACCTGCAGAGCAGCCAGGAGGAAGTCTTCCCCACCTCCTCGCCCTCGCTGGTGCGAAAGAAAGCCATCCGCACCAAAGCGCTGCGCTCCGGCGCGTACCGCTCCTTCACGTTCACGCCGCTCAAGCAGCGCTGCGTTCAGGAGCGGCTGAGCGCGTCACAAG GAAAAGACGAAGCTCCAGCGAGGAAGTCCCGCACGCCGAGCTTGGCCGAAACCGAAGAAGCTCTGGCTCAGGCGGTGTGGCGTTGGGCTGGCATCGCGAC TGACGGCAGCTGTTCCCTGCTGGCGGACGACGTTCTGGGGTCGTACCTCCTGTGTCCTCATCCGAAGAAACCCAAATGTGGCTCCCTCATCGTCCGCCTCCCCTGTGGCCTGATCACCCACCTCATCGAAAGCACCAGCGCCGGGACGCTGCTGCTCGAG ACGCACAAGACTGAATTCGGCTCCGTGGCCGAGCTGATCGAGCACTACACGGAGACGCTGGGTGAGCTGCCGTGTCTGCTGAGCTGTGCGCGAGTGAACCACTGTTACGAGTGGGAGGAACAAAGCCCGGATTAA
- the sh2d5 gene encoding SH2 domain-containing protein 5 isoform X8, giving the protein MEQLHTQLKSLKTCKRRRPVSLKFSIKGVKMYNEDETTLLMAHALRRVSLSTARPTDAQFAFVSHNPGSSDAQLYCHVFKARHSRAAQFLNLLLCRCFQLCYLEKHPDEAQEDSVGSTPRRNPSLLNHGFPLSVSALVSFRRAPFQGLLPGTKVSTSSSCSRVHDVVRFPFHPSVFPSLPVSRPSAQKDQKSFDDLQSSQEEVFPTSSPSLVRKKAIRTKALRSGAYRSFTFTPLKQRCVQERLSASQGKDEAPARKSRTPSLAETEEALAQAVWRWAGIATDGSCSLLADDVLGSYLLCPHPKKPKCGSLIVRLPCGLITHLIESTSAGTLLLETHKTEFGSVAELIEHYTETLGELPCLLSCARVNHCYEWEEQSPD; this is encoded by the exons ATGGAGCAACTGCACACTCAGCTGAAGTCCCTTAAA ACGTGCAAAAGACGACGGCCTGTGTCCCTGAAATTCTCCATCAAAGGTGTGAAGATGTACAACGAGGATGAAACG ACGCTCCTGATGGCTCACGCTCTGCGTAGAGTCTCTCTGTCCACCGCCCGGCCCACCGACGCCCAGTTTGCCTTCGTCTCCCACAACCCGGGCAGCTCTGACGCCCAGCTGTACTGCCACGTGTTCAAGGCCCGCCACTCCAGAGCG GCGCAGTTCCTGAACCTGCTGCTCTGCCGCTGTTTCCAGCTGTGCTACTTGGAGAAGCACCCGGACGAGGCCCAGGAGGACTCCGTTGGCTCGACGCCTCGCCGCAACCCCTCCCTGCTCAACCACGGCTTCCCCCTCAGCGTCAGCGCCCTGGTCTCCTTCCGGAGAGCCCCCTTTCAGGGGCTTCTGCCGGGCACCAAGGTTTCAACGTCGTCCTCGTGTTCGCGCGTGCACGACGTCGTGCGTTTCCCTTTTCACCCCAGTgttttcccctccctccccgttTCCCGCCCGTCTGCACAGAAGGATCAAAAGTCCTTCGACGACCTGCAGAGCAGCCAGGAGGAAGTCTTCCCCACCTCCTCGCCCTCGCTGGTGCGAAAGAAAGCCATCCGCACCAAAGCGCTGCGCTCCGGCGCGTACCGCTCCTTCACGTTCACGCCGCTCAAGCAGCGCTGCGTTCAGGAGCGGCTGAGCGCGTCACAAG GAAAAGACGAAGCTCCAGCGAGGAAGTCCCGCACGCCGAGCTTGGCCGAAACCGAAGAAGCTCTGGCTCAGGCGGTGTGGCGTTGGGCTGGCATCGCGAC TGACGGCAGCTGTTCCCTGCTGGCGGACGACGTTCTGGGGTCGTACCTCCTGTGTCCTCATCCGAAGAAACCCAAATGTGGCTCCCTCATCGTCCGCCTCCCCTGTGGCCTGATCACCCACCTCATCGAAAGCACCAGCGCCGGGACGCTGCTGCTCGAG ACGCACAAGACTGAATTCGGCTCCGTGGCCGAGCTGATCGAGCACTACACGGAGACGCTGGGTGAGCTGCCGTGTCTGCTGAGCTGTGCGCGAGTGAACCACTGTTACGAGTGGGAGGAACAAAGCCCGGATTAA
- the sh2d5 gene encoding SH2 domain-containing protein 5 isoform X7: MAHALRRVSLSTARPTDAQFAFVSHNPGSSDAQLYCHVFKARHSRAAQFLNLLLCRCFQLCYLEKHPDEAQEDSVGSTPRRNPSLLNHGFPLSVSALVSFRRAPFQGLLPGTKVSTSSSCSRVHDVVRFPFHPSVFPSLPVSRPSAQKDQKSFDDLQSSQEEVFPTSSPSLVRKKAIRTKALRSGAYRSFTFTPLKQRCVQERLSASQGKDEAPARKSRTPSLAETEEALAQAVWRWAGIATDGSCSLLADDVLGSYLLCPHPKKPKCGSLIVRLPCGLITHLIESTSAGTLLLETHKTEFGSVAELIEHYTETLGELPCLLSCARVNHCYEWEEQSPD, encoded by the exons ATGGCTCACGCTCTGCGTAGAGTCTCTCTGTCCACCGCCCGGCCCACCGACGCCCAGTTTGCCTTCGTCTCCCACAACCCGGGCAGCTCTGACGCCCAGCTGTACTGCCACGTGTTCAAGGCCCGCCACTCCAGAGCG GCGCAGTTCCTGAACCTGCTGCTCTGCCGCTGTTTCCAGCTGTGCTACTTGGAGAAGCACCCGGACGAGGCCCAGGAGGACTCCGTTGGCTCGACGCCTCGCCGCAACCCCTCCCTGCTCAACCACGGCTTCCCCCTCAGCGTCAGCGCCCTGGTCTCCTTCCGGAGAGCCCCCTTTCAGGGGCTTCTGCCGGGCACCAAGGTTTCAACGTCGTCCTCGTGTTCGCGCGTGCACGACGTCGTGCGTTTCCCTTTTCACCCCAGTgttttcccctccctccccgttTCCCGCCCGTCTGCACAGAAGGATCAAAAGTCCTTCGACGACCTGCAGAGCAGCCAGGAGGAAGTCTTCCCCACCTCCTCGCCCTCGCTGGTGCGAAAGAAAGCCATCCGCACCAAAGCGCTGCGCTCCGGCGCGTACCGCTCCTTCACGTTCACGCCGCTCAAGCAGCGCTGCGTTCAGGAGCGGCTGAGCGCGTCACAAG GAAAAGACGAAGCTCCAGCGAGGAAGTCCCGCACGCCGAGCTTGGCCGAAACCGAAGAAGCTCTGGCTCAGGCGGTGTGGCGTTGGGCTGGCATCGCGAC TGACGGCAGCTGTTCCCTGCTGGCGGACGACGTTCTGGGGTCGTACCTCCTGTGTCCTCATCCGAAGAAACCCAAATGTGGCTCCCTCATCGTCCGCCTCCCCTGTGGCCTGATCACCCACCTCATCGAAAGCACCAGCGCCGGGACGCTGCTGCTCGAG ACGCACAAGACTGAATTCGGCTCCGTGGCCGAGCTGATCGAGCACTACACGGAGACGCTGGGTGAGCTGCCGTGTCTGCTGAGCTGTGCGCGAGTGAACCACTGTTACGAGTGGGAGGAACAAAGCCCGGATTAA